A window from Opitutia bacterium ISCC 52 encodes these proteins:
- a CDS encoding alpha/beta hydrolase, with translation MNQTLRLLTLLCILPWLVQAQSGNTDRSGGIVPDEMMVYKNVPGKVTELKLHIFYPGGHKKNASSPAMVFFFGGAWNGGDARHFYAQASYLASRGMVVICPDYRTKNSHGALPYHCVEDGRAAMRYVRENANKLGIDPDRIAAGGGSAGGHVAAATATIDRFDSGRNLDVDPFPNALVLFNPVYANGPGDYGYDRVKDYWTYFSPMHNIDKDHPPALVFFGDSDDLVPVPTAEEYQRRMQELGIRSELQVFSDKGHGFFNWDRDDSPTKEIITATFSAMDTFLESLGYLEGEPTAADWVASRL, from the coding sequence ATGAATCAAACCCTAAGACTACTCACTCTGCTTTGTATACTTCCATGGCTCGTTCAGGCCCAATCCGGTAATACTGATCGAAGTGGAGGGATCGTTCCCGATGAAATGATGGTTTACAAGAATGTACCTGGAAAGGTCACTGAATTGAAGCTCCATATATTTTACCCAGGGGGACACAAAAAAAACGCAAGTTCCCCTGCTATGGTTTTCTTTTTCGGAGGTGCTTGGAATGGAGGTGACGCTCGTCATTTTTATGCTCAGGCCAGCTATTTGGCTTCCCGAGGTATGGTGGTCATCTGCCCGGATTACAGGACGAAGAATAGCCATGGTGCTCTGCCGTATCATTGCGTTGAAGATGGCCGGGCGGCTATGCGTTATGTTCGGGAAAATGCAAACAAGCTGGGTATCGATCCTGATCGCATTGCAGCCGGAGGGGGATCGGCTGGAGGCCATGTGGCTGCTGCTACCGCAACGATTGATCGATTTGATTCAGGACGAAATTTGGATGTGGATCCCTTTCCGAATGCTTTAGTACTCTTTAATCCAGTGTACGCCAACGGCCCGGGTGATTATGGGTACGATCGAGTGAAGGACTACTGGACCTACTTCTCCCCCATGCACAATATTGATAAGGATCACCCGCCTGCCTTGGTGTTCTTTGGTGACAGCGACGACCTGGTGCCCGTGCCAACCGCGGAGGAGTACCAGCGGCGTATGCAGGAACTGGGAATCCGCAGTGAACTTCAGGTGTTTTCGGATAAAGGGCATGGGTTCTTCAACTGGGATAGAGATGACTCTCCGACTAAGGAAATTATAACAGCCACGTTTTCGGCTATGGATACGTTTTTAGAGTCTCTCGGATATCTGGAAGGCGAGCCCACGGCGGCTGACTGGGTAGCCTCACGGCTTTAA
- a CDS encoding S9 family peptidase, with amino-acid sequence MNRFKLPIFLFLIISLLAPMLSVEAQNRWSRRVKEIYYPSAADNSQQPALVYAAKKSESKRPLLVALHTWSNDFLQEGGQPLFGEWCRQNDWFLIHPNFRGKNRTPKALGSDLAVGDIVSAVEYMVKTYNVDEDRIYLTGTSGGGHMSLLMAGRHPEIWAGVSAWCPITNIQTWWEQKSVDKKNKRYATEIEKALGGRPGIDEEATEQGRYRSPLTYLSRAGGVNLDINHGIDDGRKGSVPFTHSLLAFNRVVSGKHAISEEDIDSFYATQTPPADGSGDLKDPAYGNRRPLYRKIGDNTRITIFKGGHEIVHEASLNWLRLQRKGQAPVWKVNEIIKID; translated from the coding sequence ATGAATCGCTTCAAACTACCCATTTTCCTATTTTTAATCATTAGCCTGTTGGCTCCAATGCTTTCGGTGGAAGCCCAAAACCGTTGGTCACGTCGGGTCAAAGAGATCTATTACCCGAGCGCCGCAGACAACTCGCAACAACCCGCATTGGTCTATGCCGCCAAAAAATCGGAAAGCAAACGCCCGCTCCTCGTTGCCCTCCATACGTGGTCCAATGATTTTCTCCAAGAAGGGGGTCAGCCACTCTTTGGCGAATGGTGCAGGCAAAACGACTGGTTTCTTATTCACCCCAATTTCCGGGGAAAGAATCGTACACCCAAGGCCCTCGGATCAGACTTGGCTGTGGGAGATATCGTAAGTGCGGTCGAGTACATGGTAAAAACCTACAATGTGGATGAGGATCGTATTTATCTAACCGGCACTTCAGGAGGCGGACATATGTCCCTGCTCATGGCAGGGCGTCATCCGGAAATCTGGGCGGGAGTATCTGCCTGGTGCCCGATCACGAACATCCAAACCTGGTGGGAGCAGAAATCGGTCGACAAGAAAAACAAGCGTTACGCGACAGAGATTGAGAAAGCTCTCGGAGGCCGCCCTGGCATTGATGAAGAGGCCACTGAGCAAGGTCGCTATCGCTCTCCCCTAACATATCTGTCCCGAGCAGGCGGCGTGAACCTGGATATCAATCACGGCATCGATGACGGGCGTAAAGGCAGCGTACCATTTACGCACTCTTTGCTCGCTTTCAATCGGGTGGTTTCAGGTAAACATGCCATTAGCGAAGAAGACATCGATTCATTTTACGCGACGCAAACGCCTCCCGCCGATGGATCGGGAGATCTTAAAGATCCTGCTTATGGAAACCGCCGCCCACTCTATCGAAAGATTGGCGACAACACCCGCATCACGATCTTCAAAGGGGGACATGAAATCGTCCATGAAGCCTCTCTCAATTGGCTGCGCCTCCAACGTAAGGGACAAGCTCCCGTCTGGAAGGTCAATGAAATCATCAAAATCGATTAA
- a CDS encoding FAD-binding protein yields MNPSDHSFHILDIVLPLERSEDEVEWRKASAEKLAVLPDEIVDIRLRKHSIDARQKQIKIQLRLEVSLDGELPADPELTPSYSAIGSEAKRIIIVGCGPAGMFAALRCIELGFKPIILERGKDASSRRFDLAPLLREGRVIEDSNYCFGEGGAGTFSDGKLYTRATKRGPVRHVYESLVAHGAPYNILTDAHPHIGSNLLPKVVMAMRHSILNAGGEVHFGTRVIGFIRSPDMQTLLGVRSADGKEFLGAGVILATGHSARDIFKLLQEDQVAIEQAPFAVGVRIEHPQPLIDSIQYHFDRKVERPRILPAARYQLATKIDGRGVHSFCMCPGGFIVPAATENDEVVVNGMSLARRDSPFANSGLVVTVEPADTAALQSEFGALAGVAFQKELEVLASKTGGGKQQAPAQRVTDFLKGRLSDELPETSYRPGIVSAPLQELLPAFIADRMQRGLVQFGKSKPGYITDESNLIGFETRTSSPVRIPRDKASCEHVELKRLYPCGEGAGYAGGIVSAALDGLRCADAACGNK; encoded by the coding sequence ATGAATCCATCTGACCACAGCTTCCACATACTCGACATCGTTCTTCCTCTTGAGCGATCGGAAGACGAAGTCGAATGGCGTAAGGCTTCAGCTGAAAAGCTTGCGGTGTTGCCGGATGAGATTGTCGATATCCGTTTGCGAAAGCATTCGATCGATGCCCGTCAGAAACAGATAAAGATTCAGCTTCGGTTGGAGGTCTCTCTGGATGGCGAGTTGCCTGCAGACCCTGAGCTTACCCCTTCTTACTCAGCTATTGGCAGTGAGGCCAAACGAATCATCATTGTCGGATGTGGACCAGCAGGGATGTTTGCCGCTTTGAGGTGCATTGAGCTCGGTTTCAAACCGATCATTCTTGAGCGTGGAAAAGATGCCTCGAGTCGCCGCTTTGACTTAGCCCCATTACTCCGTGAAGGGCGCGTGATTGAGGATTCGAATTATTGCTTTGGTGAGGGTGGGGCAGGTACCTTTTCTGATGGAAAACTCTATACCCGGGCCACCAAGCGTGGGCCGGTTCGTCATGTCTATGAGAGTTTGGTCGCGCACGGTGCACCTTACAATATTCTCACTGATGCGCATCCGCACATAGGATCCAATTTGCTACCCAAGGTAGTCATGGCGATGCGTCATTCCATCCTCAACGCTGGTGGTGAAGTTCACTTTGGAACACGGGTGATTGGATTCATCCGATCTCCGGATATGCAAACCCTGCTCGGAGTTCGTTCTGCCGATGGGAAGGAGTTTCTTGGGGCGGGAGTCATCTTGGCTACCGGTCACAGCGCTCGGGATATATTTAAACTCCTGCAAGAGGACCAGGTAGCCATCGAGCAAGCACCCTTTGCGGTGGGCGTGCGCATCGAACACCCGCAGCCTCTCATCGATAGCATTCAATACCACTTTGACCGAAAGGTGGAAAGACCCCGCATCTTGCCGGCGGCCCGCTATCAACTGGCCACCAAGATCGATGGTCGTGGGGTCCATTCCTTTTGCATGTGTCCGGGAGGATTCATCGTGCCAGCTGCTACTGAAAACGATGAAGTGGTGGTCAATGGTATGTCCTTGGCCCGTCGTGACTCTCCCTTTGCTAACAGTGGATTGGTCGTCACGGTTGAGCCTGCGGATACGGCGGCATTACAGTCAGAGTTTGGCGCCTTAGCGGGAGTCGCATTTCAAAAGGAACTAGAAGTGCTAGCCTCAAAAACGGGTGGAGGCAAACAACAGGCTCCGGCTCAACGTGTGACAGACTTTTTGAAAGGTCGCCTGTCAGACGAACTTCCTGAAACGAGCTACCGTCCTGGAATTGTATCCGCTCCATTGCAGGAATTGTTACCTGCCTTTATTGCCGACCGTATGCAGCGTGGGCTCGTTCAATTTGGAAAATCCAAGCCAGGCTATATTACGGACGAGTCTAATCTAATCGGGTTTGAGACTCGAACCAGCTCACCCGTTCGTATTCCGCGAGATAAAGCTAGCTGCGAACATGTTGAACTCAAGAGGCTATATCCGTGCGGTGAAGGCGCCGGCTATGCGGGTGGTATTGTGTCGGCTGCCTTAGACGGTCTGCGGTGTGCAGATGCGGCTTGTGGAAACAAGTAG
- a CDS encoding alpha/beta fold hydrolase produces MPLIHNSTYRAPWFFRSAHLQTIYPSVIRQVPLITKERERIDTPDGDFLDLDWYRCHTSRKLVILTHGLEGSSHRAYIQGMARTFSNAGWNTFAWNFRGCSGEMNRKPQSYHSGATEELQTILDHVFNMDEFTEISLIGFSLGGNVTLKYLGERAQEVDTRIKSAVTFSVPCDLQSSSYRLERAENRLYMERFMLTLRKKIRLKMRRFPGKIEDRGLKEMRTFREFDNEYTAPLHGFKDAVDYWTQSSSKPYLPSIRIPTLLINAADDTFLPQDCYPTKAARESKFFHLEIPSHGGHVGFVTFSRSRTYWSERRALEFVEWKK; encoded by the coding sequence ATGCCGCTTATCCACAACTCCACCTATCGTGCACCTTGGTTTTTTCGATCAGCACATCTGCAAACGATTTATCCATCTGTAATCCGGCAAGTTCCCTTGATAACGAAGGAGAGGGAGCGCATCGATACCCCGGATGGTGACTTCTTGGATTTGGATTGGTACCGATGCCACACATCCCGGAAGTTGGTTATTCTGACGCACGGACTGGAAGGAAGCTCACACCGAGCGTATATACAAGGCATGGCCCGGACCTTCAGCAATGCTGGTTGGAACACCTTCGCCTGGAACTTTCGTGGCTGCAGCGGAGAAATGAATCGTAAGCCACAGTCTTATCATAGCGGTGCTACAGAGGAGCTGCAGACCATACTCGATCATGTATTCAACATGGATGAGTTCACAGAGATCTCACTGATTGGATTCAGCTTGGGAGGCAATGTGACGCTCAAGTATTTAGGTGAGCGTGCCCAGGAAGTGGATACGCGCATTAAAAGTGCAGTCACTTTTTCAGTACCTTGCGACTTACAAAGCAGTTCTTATCGCCTCGAGCGCGCAGAAAACCGTCTCTACATGGAGCGCTTCATGCTCACCCTGCGAAAAAAGATCAGGCTAAAGATGAGACGTTTCCCAGGGAAAATTGAGGATAGAGGACTGAAGGAGATGAGGACCTTTAGGGAATTTGATAACGAATACACAGCTCCTCTTCATGGATTCAAGGACGCTGTGGACTATTGGACGCAATCCAGCAGCAAACCCTACCTGCCTAGCATACGCATTCCTACCCTGCTCATCAACGCCGCCGACGATACCTTTCTTCCGCAAGATTGCTATCCCACCAAGGCCGCACGAGAGAGCAAATTCTTCCACCTTGAGATTCCCTCTCATGGAGGACATGTCGGTTTCGTCACCTTCAGTCGAAGCAGAACCTATTGGTCAGAACGCCGCGCACTGGAATTTGTCGAGTGGAAGAAGTGA
- a CDS encoding sulfatase — MRPTLLTLALLNLFSLIALQGDDRPNILFLIADDASRNSFGAYGANYVETPHFDRLAEEGVLFTNAYNNNPKCAPARACLVTGRYSWQLEEATNHNPILSDKWIFYPYILEENGYFIGFTGKGWGPGTWRRSDVNANNAKNDNPAGHAYNNNKRDVPYKGINKMDYPANFSDFLYEWDETSQPFCFWLGTKEPHRGYEKDSWKKDGRNLDDVEVQNFYPDNETIRGDLADYAIEVEWYDKQIGAALKLLEERGLLENTLIVATSDHGMPFPRVKGQIYDEGFRVPFVAMWKGTIAPQRVVSDFITFPDWAPTLLDLLKVDAPDQMTGQSFLPQLMSKDSGRIDEDRSYTLLGKERHDVGRVDNGLRSVSYPVRAIRNDFFLYSRNLLPHRWPAGDPEYGYKNTDGSPTKTYLTDLKPSDPEYHYFKMSFGKRPKEELYDILNDPHCVNNLADNPSYAKIKEGMWKQLQSDLIAHKDPRILGQGEIFDYYPNSKWERNKQLYNDPDWNPVKVFEEKYGR; from the coding sequence ATGAGACCTACCCTACTCACCCTAGCCCTACTCAATCTATTTAGCCTGATTGCTCTCCAAGGAGACGACCGCCCCAATATCCTCTTCCTCATCGCAGACGATGCCTCACGGAACAGCTTTGGAGCCTATGGTGCCAATTATGTTGAGACCCCTCACTTCGATCGCCTGGCGGAAGAAGGTGTGTTATTTACAAACGCCTATAACAATAACCCCAAATGCGCGCCAGCTCGAGCCTGTCTGGTCACAGGCCGTTACTCCTGGCAACTTGAAGAGGCGACCAATCACAATCCCATCCTCTCGGACAAGTGGATCTTTTATCCTTATATCCTGGAAGAGAATGGTTACTTCATCGGTTTTACCGGTAAAGGCTGGGGACCTGGAACTTGGCGAAGGAGCGACGTGAATGCAAATAACGCCAAAAACGACAATCCAGCCGGCCATGCCTACAACAATAACAAGCGGGATGTGCCTTACAAAGGCATCAATAAAATGGACTACCCTGCAAACTTCTCTGATTTCCTCTATGAATGGGATGAAACCTCCCAACCGTTCTGTTTCTGGTTAGGCACAAAGGAACCTCACAGGGGTTACGAGAAAGACTCTTGGAAAAAGGACGGACGCAATCTGGATGACGTGGAGGTGCAGAATTTTTATCCGGACAACGAAACTATTCGCGGCGACCTAGCCGACTATGCCATTGAGGTGGAATGGTATGACAAACAGATCGGGGCGGCACTCAAACTGCTGGAAGAAAGAGGACTATTAGAGAATACACTGATTGTTGCTACCTCTGATCACGGCATGCCCTTCCCCCGCGTGAAGGGACAAATCTATGACGAAGGCTTCAGGGTACCGTTCGTCGCTATGTGGAAAGGAACGATAGCTCCCCAACGCGTGGTTTCTGACTTTATCACCTTTCCCGATTGGGCTCCTACCCTGCTTGATCTTCTAAAAGTTGATGCACCTGACCAAATGACAGGACAGAGCTTCCTTCCACAACTCATGTCCAAGGATTCCGGTCGTATTGACGAAGATCGAAGCTATACCTTGCTTGGCAAAGAGCGTCACGACGTAGGACGGGTAGACAATGGATTACGCTCTGTATCTTACCCCGTTCGAGCGATCCGAAACGACTTCTTCCTCTATTCTAGAAACCTGCTTCCTCACCGTTGGCCAGCTGGGGATCCAGAATATGGATACAAGAATACCGATGGTTCACCCACAAAAACCTATCTAACAGACCTAAAACCTTCTGACCCCGAGTATCACTATTTTAAAATGAGTTTCGGTAAACGCCCCAAGGAGGAGCTCTACGATATTCTCAACGACCCCCACTGCGTTAACAACCTGGCCGACAATCCAAGCTACGCAAAAATCAAGGAAGGCATGTGGAAACAATTGCAGAGTGACCTCATCGCACACAAGGATCCCCGCATCCTTGGCCAAGGAGAAATATTCGACTACTACCCCAACAGCAAATGGGAGAGAAACAAGCAGCTCTACAACGACCCTGACTGGAACCCGGTAAAAGTATTTGAGGAGAAATATGGCCGCTAA
- a CDS encoding ATP-dependent DNA helicase, giving the protein MIMSPQDALKEHFGLESFRYPQEEVIESILEKRDTQVIMPTGGGKSLCYQLPALLLPGVTLVISPLIALMKDQVDALKAKGISAAMINSSQSWAEQQAILASLKEGELKLLYIAPERFRSRVFTDSLRGIDISLVAVDEAHCISQWGHDFRPDYLRLGEALQYLGQPLCAAFTATATPEVREDIQNNLRLKSPRSFVSGFSRPNLTFTIRKPKTKLKKYARIRCLIELHKTGIVYCATRKSVEEVSGWMKEDDQDHVIYHGGLSDSERSAAQDRFISGESSVAVATNAFGMGIDRADIRFVCHYEMPGSIEAFYQEAGRAGRDGKPGFCELQFMYADKRVQDFFIEGSNPDAKLIQSTYAHLHSEAPDNYELYMPMDELVYRLGKKTNGMSVSAAIGVLRRQGIIERFDVPGSRVRGTRLLQPDLKPKDLVLDAEALAVKKKRDENKLKKVIQWAYAQNCREQWILRYFGEQHSQPCGRCDACMAAIDSPARALDENESIIVQKALSGIARMSHRLSKHEWEAKFGRDRIIKCLLGSKAKSILQAGLDQLPTWGILKAHTSDFVSDLFDAMAQQGLIETTDGEYPMVQITEFGSGVMFGEEFTELAWPEVKLEDLAASKSEDIDYEEDLFKALVSKRNELRRQRGNVPAYTIFPNLVLKKLAALKPATPEEAMEIKGIGPAKADTILPHFLEIIQQHG; this is encoded by the coding sequence ATGATCATGTCTCCTCAGGACGCTCTTAAAGAACACTTTGGCCTGGAAAGCTTTCGCTATCCACAGGAGGAGGTCATCGAATCAATTCTGGAGAAGCGGGATACTCAGGTGATTATGCCAACCGGAGGGGGCAAGAGTCTTTGCTACCAATTGCCGGCTCTTTTGTTGCCGGGAGTGACGCTGGTCATCTCTCCTTTGATCGCATTGATGAAGGATCAGGTAGATGCTCTGAAAGCTAAAGGCATTTCTGCCGCCATGATCAATAGCTCTCAATCGTGGGCGGAACAGCAGGCGATTCTGGCATCATTGAAGGAGGGTGAGCTCAAACTGCTCTACATTGCCCCGGAGCGTTTTCGGTCGAGAGTATTCACCGATTCCTTGAGAGGGATTGATATCTCATTGGTTGCCGTGGATGAGGCGCATTGTATTTCCCAATGGGGACATGACTTCCGACCTGACTACCTGCGTTTGGGAGAAGCGCTTCAATATTTGGGGCAGCCGTTGTGTGCTGCATTTACCGCTACTGCTACTCCAGAAGTTCGTGAGGATATTCAGAATAACCTGCGATTGAAATCACCCAGGTCCTTTGTGTCTGGGTTTTCGCGACCCAACCTGACTTTCACTATTCGTAAGCCAAAAACCAAGCTGAAGAAATACGCGCGAATCCGTTGCTTGATTGAACTGCACAAGACCGGAATCGTCTACTGTGCTACTCGCAAGAGTGTCGAAGAGGTATCGGGTTGGATGAAGGAAGACGATCAGGACCATGTCATTTACCACGGTGGTCTAAGCGATTCTGAACGCAGTGCTGCTCAGGATCGGTTTATTTCCGGGGAAAGTTCGGTGGCGGTTGCGACCAACGCATTTGGTATGGGTATCGACCGTGCGGATATTCGCTTTGTTTGTCATTATGAGATGCCGGGCAGCATTGAAGCCTTTTACCAGGAGGCCGGCCGGGCAGGACGCGATGGGAAACCCGGGTTTTGTGAACTGCAATTCATGTATGCTGACAAACGCGTGCAGGACTTCTTTATCGAGGGAAGTAATCCGGACGCAAAGCTCATTCAAAGCACTTATGCCCATTTGCATTCAGAGGCACCCGACAACTACGAGCTCTACATGCCCATGGATGAGCTCGTCTATCGACTGGGTAAGAAAACAAACGGCATGTCAGTGAGTGCGGCCATAGGTGTGTTACGTAGGCAGGGGATTATTGAACGCTTCGATGTACCTGGGAGTCGGGTACGAGGCACTCGGCTATTGCAACCGGACCTCAAGCCCAAGGACTTGGTCCTTGATGCGGAAGCTCTCGCAGTCAAAAAGAAGCGAGATGAGAACAAACTCAAAAAAGTGATTCAATGGGCCTATGCTCAGAATTGTCGTGAGCAATGGATCCTTCGTTATTTTGGTGAGCAGCATAGTCAGCCTTGTGGCCGTTGCGATGCTTGCATGGCAGCCATTGATTCTCCGGCCCGTGCGCTCGATGAGAACGAGAGCATCATCGTTCAAAAAGCCCTGAGTGGTATCGCCCGAATGTCCCACCGCCTGAGCAAGCATGAGTGGGAAGCAAAGTTTGGTCGCGATCGGATCATCAAGTGCCTGCTGGGGAGTAAGGCCAAATCAATTCTCCAGGCCGGCCTCGATCAACTGCCTACTTGGGGTATCCTGAAAGCGCATACATCCGATTTTGTTTCTGATCTTTTCGATGCGATGGCTCAGCAAGGATTAATCGAAACAACCGATGGGGAGTATCCAATGGTTCAGATTACGGAATTTGGCAGCGGGGTGATGTTTGGTGAGGAATTCACTGAGCTCGCCTGGCCCGAAGTAAAGTTGGAGGACCTGGCTGCCAGTAAATCCGAGGATATCGATTACGAAGAAGATCTGTTCAAAGCCCTCGTTTCTAAACGCAACGAGCTTCGCCGACAACGCGGCAACGTGCCAGCTTACACTATTTTCCCCAATCTGGTGTTAAAGAAACTGGCAGCTCTCAAGCCAGCTACTCCTGAAGAAGCCATGGAGATCAAAGGTATTGGCCCTGCCAAAGCAGATACCATTCTGCCGCACTTCCTTGAGATTATTCAGCAGCACGGATGA
- a CDS encoding FAD-binding oxidoreductase, translating to MAAKVDTEKQIAVVGAGVIGLTSAIRLLEAGHSVDIHARDITPHTTSDVAASFWCPYRVGPHGRALEWARFTRDVFSREMKHPECGISLTRNREIFKEPAKDPWYLDLLQNYKKIPTEQLPEAFSDAYEFDTYLIETASYMKYLHEKVQSLGANIIEHDLHSLEELKGNYDVVINCSGVWARQLVKDESVYPIRGQVVVIEKLDKPNEPITTHDAGEYPSYIVPRSNDCLLGGTALADNWDLEAHPETASNIRARCEKIVPETESQKVLQHKVGLRPGRKSVRLELDQAITELPVIHNYGHGGSGYTLSWGCAEDVLELVGQVPDTAT from the coding sequence ATGGCCGCTAAAGTAGATACCGAAAAGCAAATCGCAGTTGTGGGTGCCGGCGTCATTGGCCTCACCTCCGCAATTCGCCTTCTTGAAGCAGGACACTCGGTGGATATTCATGCACGGGATATCACTCCCCATACAACTTCGGATGTGGCAGCTTCCTTTTGGTGCCCATACAGGGTCGGGCCGCACGGTCGTGCTCTGGAATGGGCACGCTTTACCCGCGACGTGTTTTCAAGGGAAATGAAACATCCGGAATGCGGTATCAGTCTGACGCGCAATCGTGAAATCTTTAAAGAGCCAGCAAAAGATCCCTGGTATCTGGATCTGCTCCAAAACTATAAAAAGATTCCTACCGAACAACTGCCTGAGGCATTCAGCGATGCATACGAATTCGACACTTATCTGATCGAAACCGCTAGCTACATGAAGTACCTCCACGAGAAAGTTCAATCGCTTGGAGCCAACATTATTGAGCACGATCTCCACTCGCTTGAAGAATTAAAAGGAAACTACGATGTCGTAATCAATTGCAGCGGAGTCTGGGCCAGGCAGTTGGTCAAGGATGAGTCCGTGTATCCCATTCGAGGCCAGGTCGTGGTGATTGAAAAGCTGGATAAGCCCAATGAGCCGATTACCACCCACGACGCAGGCGAATACCCAAGCTACATCGTGCCAAGGTCCAACGATTGCCTTCTCGGAGGAACCGCGCTTGCCGACAATTGGGACCTTGAAGCACACCCGGAAACCGCCTCCAATATTCGGGCCCGATGCGAAAAAATCGTTCCTGAAACCGAATCCCAAAAAGTTCTTCAGCACAAAGTAGGTCTTCGTCCAGGACGCAAATCAGTCCGACTTGAGCTCGATCAAGCCATAACTGAACTTCCAGTCATCCATAATTACGGACATGGCGGTAGTGGCTACACACTCTCCTGGGGTTGCGCTGAAGATGTGTTGGAATTAGTAGGACAAGTTCCTGACACGGCGACTTGA
- a CDS encoding isopenicillin N synthase family oxygenase — MLPILDISLFLKDPFGKEGQAFCKSLIDTSRSSGFFFLSGHQIPEEKSEQLLSASKRFFKLPEEERREIAIVNSPHFRGYTILGDERTNGQSDWRDQIDIGPEEAAISLQENDPIWLHLKGPNQWPRSMPEMRTTVTDWMSSMESVAMELFRALAMGLGKDYHYFDDTMSPDPYSRMKISRYPGQAPGPDSSQGLGLHHDSGLFTFILQNKVIGLQVLRDGELHDVTPVPGTFIVNLGEMFQAATNGFLKATKHQVKSPPLGQERISIAYFMNPRLDAVFNPISLPDEFDSLATGGHHDNAGDPIHSLYGENIMKIRMRSHPDVVAAHYQKDS, encoded by the coding sequence ATGTTACCGATTCTAGATATCTCTCTATTTCTAAAAGACCCCTTCGGCAAAGAAGGACAGGCATTCTGTAAATCACTGATCGATACCAGCCGGAGCTCTGGGTTCTTCTTTTTGTCCGGTCATCAAATTCCTGAAGAAAAAAGTGAGCAACTACTGTCCGCATCCAAGCGGTTCTTCAAATTGCCAGAGGAAGAACGACGCGAAATAGCGATTGTAAATTCACCCCACTTTCGGGGCTATACCATTTTAGGGGACGAGCGAACCAACGGACAAAGTGACTGGCGAGATCAGATAGACATCGGTCCTGAAGAAGCTGCCATTTCCTTACAAGAAAATGACCCGATCTGGCTACACCTCAAAGGCCCCAACCAATGGCCAAGATCCATGCCCGAGATGCGCACTACGGTTACCGATTGGATGAGTTCAATGGAATCCGTTGCGATGGAATTGTTTCGGGCCCTGGCGATGGGACTAGGCAAAGACTATCACTATTTTGACGATACCATGTCGCCGGATCCCTATTCCCGCATGAAGATCTCTCGCTACCCTGGACAAGCACCAGGACCGGATTCCTCACAAGGTCTTGGGCTGCACCATGACTCTGGGCTGTTTACTTTTATCCTGCAAAATAAAGTCATTGGCTTGCAGGTTCTGCGAGATGGAGAACTACACGATGTCACCCCAGTCCCGGGCACGTTCATCGTGAATCTGGGAGAAATGTTCCAGGCGGCGACCAATGGGTTTTTAAAAGCAACCAAGCACCAGGTGAAAAGCCCGCCATTAGGTCAGGAAAGAATATCCATCGCATATTTTATGAACCCTCGCCTGGATGCTGTGTTCAATCCCATTTCCCTTCCCGATGAGTTCGATTCATTGGCGACGGGCGGACACCATGACAATGCGGGTGATCCGATCCATTCACTTTATGGTGAGAATATCATGAAGATCAGGATGCGTTCCCATCCAGATGTAGTCGCCGCCCATTACCAAAAGGACAGCTAG
- a CDS encoding DUF3574 domain-containing protein, translating into MPADGSKDSRWENYINEAVTPRFPEGLTLLEGTGQWRIKEGQTPRRNRTRILILIHKDTEENSRKVDEIRTLWKEISGQQSVLRVSQPAAVSF; encoded by the coding sequence ATGCCAGCAGACGGCAGCAAGGACTCACGCTGGGAAAATTATATTAACGAAGCAGTGACTCCACGCTTTCCGGAAGGGCTCACCCTCCTGGAGGGAACCGGTCAGTGGCGTATCAAAGAAGGACAGACGCCTCGACGCAACCGAACACGTATCCTGATTTTGATTCACAAGGACACAGAGGAGAATTCCAGGAAAGTAGATGAGATCCGAACCCTGTGGAAAGAGATCAGCGGACAACAATCTGTTCTTCGCGTCAGCCAGCCTGCAGCGGTATCCTTCTAG
- a CDS encoding DUF5060 domain-containing protein — protein MELADNGTNPFDRLPRARCVGPNGQQFTVPGYYTGGNNYSIRVSFPEPGNWTVSSEETDDTWQVSVSSNP, from the coding sequence ATGGAATTGGCAGATAATGGCACCAATCCCTTCGATCGGCTCCCTCGGGCCCGTTGCGTAGGGCCGAATGGGCAGCAGTTTACGGTGCCGGGCTATTATACTGGAGGAAACAATTACTCTATCCGTGTCAGCTTTCCTGAACCTGGTAATTGGACGGTTAGCTCTGAGGAGACCGACGATACTTGGCAGGTTTCAGTTTCATCAAACCCTTAG